The Candidatus Eremiobacteraceae bacterium genome window below encodes:
- the carB gene encoding carbamoyl-phosphate synthase large subunit, with amino-acid sequence MTPRTVLVIGSGPIVIGQAAEFDYAGVQACRALREEGCRVVLVNSNPATIMTDPEMADAVYLEPLVPAHVEAIIERERPDAMLATLGGQTGLNLAVMLADRGALERHGVRLLGTPLRTIRLAEDRELFKKAMLDIGEPVPESAIVRSVEQGLEFAQGAGYPLVVRPAYTLGGTGGGIAHDASELRAYLRSGLAASIVHQVLLETSLLGWKEIEYEVLRDSADNCIIVCNMENIDPMGVHTGDSIVVAPSQTLSDRDYHRLRAAAINIIRHLKVEGGCNIQFALDPHSDAYNIVEVNPRVSRSSALASKATGYPIAKIATKIALGKLLPELTNPVTGVTTAAFEPALDYCVVKIPRWPFDKFPLGDARLGTQMKSTGEVMAIARTFGQGMIKAVRGLDIGRDCLTGWSLQQWSDDELDDVLRAPTHERLFAVAECLRRGREPGAIAAMTSIDPFWLWELKELVEIETALREPDEPTAKDAWSGRIHSTVIDAKQAGYADTTIARLSGVPRKDVAAAGGASTATAYRIVDTAAAEFPARSPYYYATIGEQDELRRPDRQSVVVVGSGPIRIGQGIEFDYSCVHAAWALHDAGVASVMVNNNPETVSTDFDISDVLIFEPPAVDEVEHAVRATGARGALLTFGGQTPINLARDLAARGVNVLGTDQHALDLAEDREKFDAVLAKLGVARPAGRTALSFRKAREVAREIGFPVLVRPSYVLGGRGMEIVYNEAQLAAYAESAPPIQPHAPLLVDKYLAGTEVEVDAAFDGEDIIIPGIFEHVERAGIHSGDSTAVYPTQNISEEMEARIADVTKRLCKELGIRGLINVQYIIYEGKLYVIEANPRASRTVPIIAKLTGVPLVAAATRIALGATLKEMGLDRGLLPHPDFVAVKMPVFSFSKLRRVETMLGPEMKSTGEVLGIDTTFAGALLRALLGAGIAPPPPGGRILWSISDAEKQRSLPVARAFVELGFQLYATPGTWQLLHSHGVSATRVNKIAEGSPHCIDLIAANGVDLVINDAAQTSMAQSDGFRIRRAAVEAGIACLTSLDTVRALLVALGADRGERIEVRSLQDFVRTGLTVA; translated from the coding sequence CACCCTCGGCGGACAGACCGGGCTCAATCTCGCGGTGATGCTCGCGGATCGCGGCGCCCTCGAGCGCCACGGCGTCAGGCTGCTCGGCACGCCGCTGCGCACCATCCGCCTCGCCGAAGACCGCGAGCTGTTCAAGAAGGCCATGCTCGACATCGGCGAGCCGGTGCCCGAGTCTGCCATCGTCCGCAGCGTCGAACAAGGCTTGGAGTTCGCGCAAGGCGCGGGCTACCCGCTGGTCGTGCGCCCCGCGTACACGCTGGGCGGCACCGGCGGCGGCATCGCGCACGATGCGAGCGAGCTGCGCGCCTACCTGCGCTCAGGATTGGCCGCGAGCATCGTCCACCAAGTGCTGCTCGAGACCTCGCTGCTCGGTTGGAAAGAGATCGAATACGAAGTGCTGCGCGATAGCGCGGACAACTGTATCATCGTCTGCAACATGGAGAACATCGACCCGATGGGCGTGCACACGGGCGATTCGATCGTCGTGGCGCCCTCGCAGACGCTCTCGGATCGCGACTATCACCGCCTGCGCGCCGCAGCCATCAACATCATCCGCCACCTGAAGGTCGAGGGCGGCTGCAACATCCAGTTCGCGCTCGACCCGCACAGCGACGCATACAACATCGTCGAAGTCAATCCGCGCGTCTCGCGCTCGTCCGCGCTCGCGAGCAAAGCCACCGGCTATCCGATCGCCAAGATCGCGACGAAGATCGCGCTCGGCAAGCTGCTGCCGGAGCTGACCAACCCCGTGACCGGTGTGACGACCGCCGCGTTCGAGCCGGCGCTCGACTACTGCGTCGTCAAGATCCCGCGCTGGCCGTTCGACAAGTTCCCGCTCGGCGACGCGCGCCTGGGCACGCAGATGAAATCGACCGGCGAGGTGATGGCGATCGCGCGCACGTTCGGCCAAGGGATGATCAAGGCGGTGCGCGGCCTGGACATCGGTCGCGATTGTCTGACCGGCTGGTCGCTGCAGCAGTGGAGCGACGACGAGCTCGACGACGTCTTGCGCGCGCCGACGCACGAACGGCTCTTCGCCGTCGCCGAATGCCTGCGGCGCGGCCGCGAACCCGGCGCCATCGCCGCGATGACCTCGATCGATCCGTTCTGGCTATGGGAGCTCAAGGAGCTGGTCGAGATCGAAACGGCGCTCCGAGAGCCCGACGAACCAACCGCGAAAGATGCATGGAGCGGTCGAATTCATTCGACCGTGATAGACGCCAAGCAAGCCGGCTACGCCGACACGACGATCGCGCGCCTGAGCGGCGTGCCGCGCAAAGATGTCGCCGCCGCCGGCGGCGCCTCGACCGCGACGGCCTACCGCATCGTCGACACCGCAGCCGCCGAATTCCCGGCGCGCTCCCCCTACTACTACGCGACGATCGGCGAGCAGGACGAGCTGCGCCGGCCCGACCGCCAGTCCGTGGTCGTCGTCGGCAGCGGTCCGATCCGCATCGGCCAAGGCATCGAGTTCGATTACTCGTGCGTGCACGCGGCCTGGGCCCTGCACGATGCCGGGGTGGCGTCGGTGATGGTCAACAACAATCCGGAGACCGTCTCGACCGATTTCGATATCTCAGACGTGCTGATCTTCGAACCGCCGGCCGTGGACGAGGTCGAACACGCCGTGCGCGCCACCGGCGCGCGGGGCGCGCTGCTGACCTTCGGCGGGCAGACGCCGATCAATCTCGCGCGCGATCTGGCGGCGCGCGGCGTCAACGTGCTGGGCACCGACCAGCACGCGCTTGATCTGGCCGAGGATCGCGAGAAGTTCGACGCGGTGCTGGCCAAGCTCGGCGTCGCGCGGCCGGCAGGACGGACTGCGCTCTCGTTCCGCAAAGCGCGCGAAGTCGCGCGCGAGATAGGCTTTCCTGTCCTGGTGAGGCCGTCGTACGTGCTTGGCGGACGCGGCATGGAGATCGTCTACAATGAAGCGCAGCTCGCGGCGTATGCGGAAAGCGCCCCGCCGATCCAGCCGCACGCGCCATTGCTCGTCGACAAGTATCTCGCGGGCACCGAAGTCGAGGTCGACGCCGCCTTCGACGGCGAGGACATCATCATCCCCGGCATCTTCGAGCATGTCGAGCGAGCCGGCATCCACTCAGGGGATTCGACGGCGGTCTACCCGACCCAGAACATCAGCGAGGAGATGGAAGCGCGCATCGCCGACGTCACCAAACGCCTCTGCAAAGAGCTCGGCATCCGCGGCCTCATCAACGTCCAGTACATCATCTACGAAGGCAAACTCTACGTGATCGAGGCCAACCCGCGTGCGAGCCGGACCGTGCCGATCATCGCCAAGCTCACCGGCGTGCCGCTGGTCGCGGCCGCCACGCGCATCGCGCTCGGCGCCACGCTCAAGGAGATGGGCTTGGATCGCGGACTGCTGCCGCATCCCGACTTCGTCGCCGTCAAGATGCCGGTGTTCTCGTTCTCGAAGCTGCGCCGGGTCGAGACCATGCTCGGACCTGAGATGAAGTCCACCGGTGAGGTGCTGGGCATCGACACGACGTTCGCGGGTGCGCTGCTGCGCGCGCTGCTCGGCGCGGGCATCGCGCCGCCGCCGCCGGGCGGCCGCATCCTGTGGTCGATCTCCGATGCTGAGAAGCAGCGCTCGCTGCCGGTGGCGCGCGCCTTCGTCGAGCTCGGCTTCCAGCTCTACGCCACCCCCGGCACGTGGCAGCTGCTGCATAGCCATGGCGTCAGCGCCACGCGCGTCAACAAGATCGCGGAAGGGTCGCCGCATTGCATCGATTTGATCGCGGCCAACGGCGTCGATCTGGTCATCAACGACGCTGCCCAGACCTCGATGGCGCAAAGCGACGGATTCCGCATCCGGCGCGCAGCGGTCGAAGCCGGCATCGCCTGTCTGACCTCGCTCGATACCGTGCGCGCGCTGCTGGTCGCGCTCGGCGCGGACCGCGGTGAGCGCATCGAAGTGCGCTCGCTGCAGGACTTCGTGCGGACCGGTCTCACCGTCGCCTAA
- a CDS encoding penicillin-binding protein 2, protein MRRRLGRIVLVFIALFVLLAVQEVRVQIIQRTSIAQRAGNPRRSLTNEFRGALLDASGAALALTKGTRRVYPAGPALAQLVGYSSPFYGESGLESALDSVLAAPLQSAGGADVSDFFRRNGQTSTRMGGDVVLTLRADIARAADAALPPDVRGAAIVMDPRSGAILAAVNRPTFDPNTLNVQWRTLRSNPNSPLLDRAFAGLYPPGSTFKMVTASAALDSGVVVPTDTFVDPGYFSIGPFRVENDKREITGTQDMINAFALSSNVDFAQIGLRLGLDGFYDYLHRFHVGDDPQVAVPAARDEVPPKESVSPSELAQMSFGQGGLAVTPLRMALVASTIANGGVMMRPQLVKQFRYGGGGHSVDVPPVVWERVMSQTTADEVRTMMIAVVRNGTGTAARIPGVTVAGKTGTGTHTGAPPDAWFVCFAPAEHPRLVVAVIVEDAGYGGTVSAPIARAILADALKLYRQ, encoded by the coding sequence ATGCGCAGGCGCCTCGGGCGCATCGTCCTCGTCTTCATCGCGCTGTTCGTCTTGCTCGCGGTGCAAGAGGTGCGCGTGCAGATCATCCAGCGCACGTCGATCGCGCAGCGCGCGGGCAACCCGCGGCGCAGCTTGACCAATGAGTTCCGCGGCGCGCTGCTCGACGCGAGCGGCGCCGCCCTTGCGCTGACCAAGGGGACCCGGCGCGTGTATCCCGCCGGTCCCGCGCTCGCGCAGCTGGTCGGCTACTCGTCGCCGTTCTACGGCGAGTCTGGTCTTGAATCGGCGCTCGACTCCGTCCTCGCCGCACCGCTTCAGTCTGCCGGCGGCGCCGACGTCAGCGACTTCTTCAGGCGCAACGGCCAGACGTCGACCCGCATGGGCGGCGATGTCGTGCTCACGTTGCGCGCCGACATCGCGCGGGCGGCGGACGCCGCGCTGCCTCCCGACGTGCGCGGTGCGGCGATCGTGATGGATCCGCGTTCCGGCGCCATCCTGGCCGCCGTCAACCGCCCGACGTTCGACCCCAACACGCTCAACGTCCAATGGAGGACGTTGCGCTCCAACCCGAACTCGCCGCTGCTCGATCGCGCGTTCGCGGGCCTGTACCCGCCTGGCTCGACGTTCAAGATGGTCACCGCCAGCGCGGCCCTCGACAGCGGCGTCGTGGTCCCCACCGACACGTTCGTCGATCCGGGCTATTTCTCGATCGGTCCGTTCCGCGTCGAAAACGACAAGCGCGAGATCACGGGCACGCAGGACATGATCAACGCCTTCGCGCTCTCGAGCAACGTCGACTTCGCGCAGATCGGCCTGCGCCTCGGGTTGGACGGTTTCTACGACTACCTGCACCGCTTCCACGTCGGCGACGACCCCCAGGTCGCGGTGCCCGCCGCACGCGATGAAGTGCCGCCCAAGGAGAGCGTCTCGCCCTCGGAACTGGCGCAGATGTCGTTCGGCCAAGGCGGGTTGGCGGTGACGCCGCTGCGCATGGCGTTGGTCGCCTCGACGATCGCCAATGGCGGCGTCATGATGCGTCCCCAGCTGGTCAAGCAGTTCCGCTACGGCGGCGGCGGACACAGCGTCGACGTGCCGCCGGTGGTGTGGGAGCGCGTCATGTCGCAGACGACAGCCGACGAGGTGCGCACGATGATGATCGCGGTGGTCCGCAATGGTACCGGCACCGCGGCGCGAATCCCCGGGGTGACGGTCGCGGGCAAGACCGGCACGGGCACGCACACGGGCGCGCCGCCCGATGCGTGGTTCGTCTGCTTCGCCCCCGCCGAGCATCCCCGTCTTGTGGTCGCGGTGATCGTCGAAGATGCCGGCTACGGCGGCACGGTGTCCGCGCCCATCGCCCGCGCCATACTCGCCGACGCATTGAAGCTGTACCGACAATAA
- the pknB gene encoding Stk1 family PASTA domain-containing Ser/Thr kinase, whose protein sequence is MADVIYNERYRLDAKIGEGGMAVVYRGYDLILRRQVAIKVLRPAYSADAAFVERFDFEAQAAAKLSHPNIVTTYDVGKVNGDHYIVEEYVPGETLATLIARQGRLPESVAVRYARQICAALAAAHRQELLHRDIKPSNILITREDVVRVADFGIAHAVDDSAFVDRAQAEDVVLGSLPYCAPEVLTGDRVTEASDLYSVGVLLFEMVTGVRPFTGVDSDALADAIVRDPAPDARSKGAEISAHFAGIIARLLRKQPEQRYGSAGEVLAALRQIVRGPADDEDAEEEAGPDAPTEVLRRRARQTMVEAGAKPLELPAPAALPAWRAGRMLAYAGIIVALALVIALVIAGRQALSHDMRVPDLAGKSIGESIATLHSLGIDAVAIRQGSDPVVQGGLVAGTEPGLNQRVVPGQTVTLLVSTGPPTVEVPNVLGQEPNNAQEFLAAQGFQVRVGAKLHSATIKQGLIAATNPAPGSPLGKGGTVVMSESLGPAMVTVPNVVSLTEDEARKMLAKLGLKLAVNSQVAVNNIPADIVLSQDPSERGSLAPGGTVMVDVSAGPAAIEVPMLVGQTLDAARQTLAGLGLSIGNVVQADVPDKPPGTVVSQTPGAFARVTQGAAIDVVVAAGAPSPAAPAQSSPPANSAPSIPVPNVIGMPLDQAKGVLERNGYTVNRVIVAGSATDAKVLSTDPPVGTTPATNAVNLIIGR, encoded by the coding sequence ATGGCCGACGTCATCTACAACGAGCGCTATCGGCTCGACGCCAAGATCGGCGAGGGCGGCATGGCCGTGGTCTACCGCGGTTACGATCTCATCCTGCGCCGTCAAGTCGCGATCAAGGTGCTACGCCCCGCGTATTCGGCCGACGCCGCCTTCGTCGAGCGCTTCGACTTCGAGGCGCAGGCCGCGGCGAAGCTCTCGCACCCCAACATCGTCACCACCTACGACGTCGGCAAGGTCAATGGCGACCACTACATCGTCGAAGAGTACGTGCCGGGCGAGACGCTGGCCACGTTGATCGCGCGCCAGGGAAGGCTGCCCGAATCGGTCGCGGTGCGCTATGCGCGCCAGATATGCGCCGCACTCGCGGCCGCACACCGCCAAGAGCTGCTTCACCGCGACATCAAGCCGTCGAACATCTTGATCACCCGCGAGGACGTCGTGCGGGTCGCCGACTTCGGCATCGCGCACGCAGTCGACGACTCCGCGTTCGTGGACCGCGCGCAAGCGGAAGACGTAGTCCTGGGTTCGCTGCCCTACTGCGCACCAGAAGTGCTGACCGGCGATCGCGTCACCGAGGCGAGCGATCTGTACAGCGTCGGCGTGCTGCTGTTCGAGATGGTCACCGGCGTTCGACCGTTCACGGGCGTGGACTCAGACGCGCTCGCGGATGCCATCGTGCGCGATCCTGCGCCGGATGCGCGCAGCAAAGGCGCCGAGATCAGCGCGCATTTCGCGGGCATCATCGCGCGGTTGTTGCGCAAGCAGCCGGAACAGCGCTATGGGTCCGCGGGCGAAGTGCTGGCGGCGCTGCGCCAGATCGTGCGCGGGCCGGCAGACGACGAGGACGCAGAAGAAGAAGCGGGCCCGGATGCTCCCACTGAGGTCCTGCGCCGCCGCGCGCGGCAGACGATGGTCGAAGCCGGAGCGAAACCGCTCGAGCTGCCGGCGCCGGCCGCGCTGCCGGCATGGCGCGCCGGCCGGATGCTCGCGTACGCCGGCATCATCGTCGCGCTCGCGCTGGTGATCGCACTCGTCATCGCAGGGCGCCAAGCGCTGTCGCACGACATGCGCGTGCCCGACCTCGCCGGAAAATCGATCGGCGAATCGATCGCGACCCTTCATTCGCTTGGCATCGACGCGGTCGCGATCCGCCAAGGGTCAGATCCGGTCGTGCAAGGGGGCCTGGTCGCGGGCACCGAGCCCGGCCTCAATCAACGTGTGGTCCCCGGGCAGACGGTGACGTTGCTGGTCAGCACCGGCCCGCCGACGGTCGAGGTGCCGAACGTCCTCGGTCAGGAGCCGAACAACGCGCAAGAGTTCCTGGCGGCCCAGGGATTCCAGGTGCGCGTCGGGGCAAAATTGCACAGCGCGACCATCAAACAGGGCCTCATCGCCGCGACCAACCCCGCGCCCGGCTCGCCGCTCGGCAAGGGCGGCACGGTGGTCATGAGCGAGAGTCTCGGCCCCGCGATGGTCACGGTTCCCAACGTCGTCTCGCTCACCGAAGACGAAGCGCGCAAGATGTTGGCCAAACTGGGGCTCAAGCTTGCGGTCAACTCACAGGTCGCGGTCAACAACATCCCGGCCGACATCGTGCTCAGCCAAGATCCAAGCGAGCGCGGCAGCCTGGCGCCGGGCGGCACCGTGATGGTCGACGTGAGCGCGGGTCCGGCGGCGATCGAGGTGCCCATGCTCGTCGGCCAGACCCTTGACGCGGCGCGCCAAACGCTTGCGGGTCTGGGCCTTTCGATTGGCAACGTCGTGCAGGCCGACGTGCCCGACAAGCCGCCGGGGACCGTCGTGAGCCAGACGCCCGGCGCGTTCGCGCGCGTCACGCAGGGTGCGGCGATCGACGTCGTCGTGGCTGCCGGCGCACCAAGCCCCGCAGCGCCCGCCCAAAGCTCGCCGCCGGCGAATTCGGCGCCCTCGATCCCGGTGCCCAACGTCATCGGGATGCCGCTTGATCAGGCCAAAGGCGTGCTCGAGCGCAACGGCTACACCGTAAACCGCGTCATCGTCGCAGGTTCGGCGACGGACGCGAAGGTCTTGAGCACCGATCCGCCGGTCGGCACGACGCCGGCGACCAACGCCGTGAATCTCATCATCGGGCGATGA
- the ruvC gene encoding crossover junction endodeoxyribonuclease RuvC: MRVLGIDPSVRSTGYGVIEVRGSVVRLVEAGVISTDQRQPFSVRLGDINESLTALIDATHPDIVAIEEVFARAVNPKTTIMMAHARGALLAAVAGARLEVVEFSATSVKRAIAGSGAASKEQVARMVVQMLRLASVPRPSDVTDALALALACAHRNGRRPR, translated from the coding sequence GTGCGCGTCTTAGGGATCGATCCTAGCGTCCGCTCGACCGGCTACGGCGTCATCGAAGTCCGCGGCAGCGTCGTGCGGCTCGTTGAGGCCGGCGTGATCTCGACCGACCAGCGGCAGCCGTTCAGCGTGCGTCTGGGCGACATCAATGAAAGCCTGACGGCGCTCATCGACGCCACCCATCCGGATATCGTGGCCATCGAGGAGGTCTTCGCACGCGCGGTCAACCCGAAGACCACCATCATGATGGCGCACGCGCGCGGCGCGCTCTTGGCCGCCGTGGCAGGCGCTCGCTTGGAGGTCGTCGAGTTCTCGGCCACCAGCGTGAAGCGGGCGATTGCCGGAAGCGGCGCCGCCTCCAAGGAACAAGTCGCCAGGATGGTCGTGCAAATGCTGCGTCTGGCGAGCGTGCCTCGCCCCTCTGACGTGACCGACGCGCTCGCACTTGCGCTCGCTTGTGCGCATCGCAACGGCAGGCGCCCGCGCTGA
- the ruvA gene encoding Holliday junction branch migration protein RuvA, with amino-acid sequence MFSRIEGKLRERREQSVVIDVGGLSYDVMVPGCVMDKLVTIELGKPVALEVFSYLSIDGNRGTSAYVGFTNAVEREFFEALLSVSSVGPKTAVRAFARPMAEIARYIDDGDRNALRRLPGIGDQKAKDIIAKLQGKVARFGLIQGESPHAAAQPDHVAEALDVLLQLQYKRGEAERMIKEARAANGSISSAEELLTEVYRRTRGDDVVARSSNAPAPEGETR; translated from the coding sequence ATGTTCTCGCGGATCGAAGGCAAGCTGCGCGAGCGGCGCGAGCAATCGGTGGTCATCGACGTCGGCGGCCTGTCGTACGACGTCATGGTGCCCGGCTGCGTGATGGACAAGCTCGTGACGATCGAGCTCGGCAAACCGGTGGCCCTCGAGGTGTTCTCATATCTGTCGATCGACGGCAATCGCGGCACCTCCGCCTACGTGGGCTTCACCAATGCCGTCGAGCGCGAGTTCTTCGAGGCGCTGCTGTCGGTGTCAAGCGTCGGACCGAAGACCGCCGTGCGCGCGTTTGCGCGCCCGATGGCGGAGATCGCGCGCTACATCGACGATGGCGACCGCAACGCGCTGCGCCGCCTGCCGGGTATCGGCGATCAGAAGGCCAAAGATATCATCGCGAAACTGCAGGGCAAAGTCGCACGCTTCGGGCTGATCCAGGGCGAGTCGCCGCACGCCGCGGCACAGCCGGACCATGTCGCCGAGGCGCTCGACGTGCTCTTGCAGCTGCAGTACAAACGCGGCGAAGCGGAACGCATGATAAAGGAAGCGCGGGCGGCCAACGGTTCGATCAGCAGCGCTGAAGAGCTGTTGACTGAGGTCTATCGTCGGACGCGCGGCGACGATGTGGTCGCGCGTTCTTCGAACGCGCCGGCACCTGAGGGTGAGACGCGATGA
- the ruvB gene encoding Holliday junction branch migration DNA helicase RuvB — protein sequence MSPRKPVAAAGDDDAARHPLVAPSESIEDQIITVTLRPAGFEHYVGQRGIVENLRISIEAAKRRDEPLDHVLLHGPPGLGKTTLANIVAREMAATFHQVSGPTLERPGDLVGILTNLGRGDVLFVDEIHRLSHVVEEFLYPAMEDFAIDFMVDRGAYAKTIKINLKQFTLIGATTRAGLLTAPLRERFGIVQHLDYYTPEDLRRIVEHSATILGVKVEPDGATEIAGRARGTPRIANRLLRRVRDFAQVKAHGVIDRDVAQAALALEGIDLLGLDALDRAFLRALVVQYGGGPVGISALAASVNEEEETLTDVVEPFLIQIGFLQRTAGGRRATAKAKAHLGLSGSEQPRLL from the coding sequence ATGAGCCCCCGCAAGCCGGTCGCCGCCGCGGGCGATGATGACGCTGCGCGCCATCCGCTCGTCGCTCCGTCCGAGTCGATCGAAGATCAGATCATCACCGTCACGCTGCGCCCGGCCGGCTTCGAGCATTATGTCGGACAGCGTGGCATCGTCGAAAACCTCAGGATCTCGATCGAGGCCGCCAAGAGGCGCGATGAACCGCTCGATCATGTGCTGCTCCACGGTCCTCCCGGGCTGGGCAAGACGACGCTTGCCAACATCGTGGCGCGCGAGATGGCCGCGACGTTCCATCAAGTGTCGGGTCCGACGCTCGAGCGTCCGGGGGACCTGGTCGGGATCCTCACCAATCTCGGACGCGGCGACGTGCTCTTCGTGGACGAGATCCATCGCCTCAGCCACGTCGTCGAAGAGTTCCTGTACCCGGCGATGGAAGATTTCGCGATCGACTTCATGGTGGATCGCGGCGCGTATGCCAAGACCATCAAGATCAACCTCAAGCAGTTCACGCTCATCGGGGCCACCACGCGAGCGGGGCTGCTGACCGCGCCGCTGCGCGAGCGCTTCGGCATCGTGCAGCATCTCGATTACTACACGCCCGAGGATCTGCGCCGCATCGTCGAGCACTCGGCGACGATCCTCGGCGTGAAGGTCGAGCCTGATGGAGCGACCGAGATCGCAGGCCGGGCCCGCGGCACGCCGCGCATCGCCAACCGGCTGCTGCGGCGCGTGCGCGACTTCGCTCAGGTCAAAGCGCATGGCGTCATCGACCGCGACGTCGCGCAAGCGGCGCTCGCGCTCGAAGGCATCGATCTGCTCGGGCTGGACGCGCTCGACCGCGCGTTCCTGCGCGCGCTCGTCGTGCAGTACGGCGGCGGACCGGTCGGCATCAGCGCGCTGGCCGCCAGCGTCAATGAAGAAGAAGAGACGCTGACCGACGTCGTCGAGCCGTTCTTGATCCAGATCGGGTTCTTGCAGCGAACCGCCGGCGGACGCCGGGCGACCGCCAAAGCCAAAGCGCACCTCGGATTGAGCGGGAGCGAACAGCCACGCCTGCTATGA
- a CDS encoding SpoIID/LytB domain-containing protein, with protein MLLTAVPAHAQTIRVLLASHQLQTVVASEGGLVVRGADGDQTPLLQPEITTVMEVRPGAAGLVLAGVVPAGSRILAQPLMDSPLVVDGRTYRGRVWISRDDDGTLDVIDELDLEQYLYGVVGAEMDPAWPEVALQAQAIASRSYAVARAALHEYPGYDVKAGEQDQAYGGVNVETQASVDAVESTRGVVLTYQYHVVKAYYSSCDGGYTADGSNLSDPQPYLLAQPDPYAAESPHLSWSASVPLSSFSQAFRAQVADIGEITAIAPGPADASGRLTSVTVTGTGGARTISGPLFRQLAGRHVVKSTRIASLAIDGDSLVVKGSGFGHGVGMSQWGAKDMADQGLGITAILSFYYRGAMLSKI; from the coding sequence GTGCTTCTGACCGCCGTCCCCGCGCACGCGCAGACCATCCGCGTGCTGCTCGCCTCGCACCAGTTGCAAACCGTCGTGGCGTCCGAAGGCGGCCTCGTCGTGCGCGGCGCCGACGGCGATCAAACCCCGCTGCTGCAGCCTGAGATCACGACGGTGATGGAGGTGCGGCCCGGTGCGGCAGGACTGGTCCTCGCCGGCGTCGTCCCCGCAGGATCGCGCATACTCGCGCAGCCGCTCATGGACTCGCCGCTCGTGGTCGACGGAAGGACCTATCGCGGCAGAGTGTGGATCTCGCGCGACGACGACGGCACGCTCGACGTCATCGACGAGCTCGACCTGGAGCAATATTTGTACGGAGTCGTCGGCGCGGAGATGGATCCGGCCTGGCCGGAAGTCGCGCTGCAGGCACAGGCGATCGCCTCGCGCAGCTATGCCGTCGCCCGCGCCGCGCTGCACGAATATCCGGGCTACGACGTCAAGGCGGGAGAGCAAGACCAAGCCTATGGCGGAGTCAACGTGGAGACGCAGGCATCGGTCGACGCCGTCGAATCGACGCGCGGCGTGGTGCTCACATACCAGTATCATGTGGTGAAGGCGTATTACTCGTCGTGTGACGGCGGCTACACGGCCGACGGCTCGAATCTGTCCGACCCGCAGCCCTACCTGCTCGCACAGCCGGACCCGTACGCCGCCGAATCGCCGCACTTGTCGTGGTCGGCCAGCGTGCCGCTCAGTTCATTCTCACAAGCGTTTCGCGCGCAAGTCGCCGATATCGGGGAAATCACCGCGATCGCACCCGGACCCGCGGATGCGTCGGGCCGGCTGACCAGCGTGACGGTCACGGGGACGGGCGGCGCGCGGACCATCTCGGGTCCGCTTTTTCGCCAGCTCGCGGGACGACACGTCGTCAAGAGCACGCGCATCGCGTCGCTGGCGATCGACGGCGACTCGCTCGTGGTGAAGGGGTCCGGGTTCGGACACGGAGTCGGGATGAGCCAATGGGGCGCCAAGGACATGGCCGACCAGGGCCTGGGCATCACCGCCATCCTTTCCTTTTACTACCGCGGCGCTATGCTTTCGAAGATATGA